A genome region from Deinococcus aerolatus includes the following:
- a CDS encoding branched-chain amino acid ABC transporter permease, which yields MNTQLLLIQVFNGLVNGAFYALLSLGLAVIFGMLRIVNFMHGALYMLGAFAAFALGQAFGLGFWPALILAPLIVGALGMVLERTLLSRLYGLEPSYNLLLTFGLTLLTQDLVKQVMLSQFAVSSAPYTTPDILTGVVNLGFVVFPKYRLFVIALTLVICLVTWFVIEKTRVGAIIRASTENPGVTRAFGIDVSKWVTGVFGVGVGLAGLAGVLAAPIYSVEPYMGAELIITTFAVVVIGGLGSILGSIVTGFAVGVLAAVGAAIYPPIANTLVFILMAFVLLVRPSGLFGLPEGTR from the coding sequence ATGAATACACAACTGCTGCTGATTCAAGTGTTCAACGGGCTGGTCAACGGGGCGTTCTACGCTCTGCTGAGTCTGGGCCTGGCGGTGATCTTCGGGATGCTGCGGATCGTCAACTTCATGCACGGGGCGCTGTACATGCTGGGTGCCTTTGCCGCCTTTGCGCTGGGCCAGGCCTTCGGGCTGGGCTTCTGGCCCGCACTGATCCTGGCCCCGCTGATCGTGGGGGCGCTGGGCATGGTGCTGGAGCGCACGCTGCTCTCGCGGCTGTATGGCCTGGAACCCAGTTACAACCTTCTCCTGACCTTCGGTCTGACGCTGCTGACCCAGGATCTGGTGAAACAGGTGATGCTGTCGCAGTTCGCGGTGTCCAGTGCGCCGTACACCACGCCGGACATCCTGACCGGCGTGGTCAATCTGGGCTTCGTGGTCTTTCCCAAGTACCGCCTGTTCGTGATCGCGCTGACGCTGGTGATCTGTCTGGTGACGTGGTTCGTGATCGAGAAGACGCGGGTGGGCGCGATTATCCGCGCCAGCACCGAGAATCCAGGCGTCACGCGGGCCTTCGGCATCGACGTGAGCAAGTGGGTCACGGGCGTCTTCGGCGTGGGCGTGGGGCTGGCCGGGCTGGCCGGCGTGCTGGCCGCGCCGATCTACTCGGTGGAGCCGTACATGGGCGCGGAGCTGATCATCACCACCTTTGCGGTGGTCGTTATCGGCGGGCTGGGCAGCATCCTGGGCAGCATCGTGACCGGCTTCGCGGTAGGCGTGCTGGCGGCGGTCGGCGCGGCCATCTACCCGCCGATTGCCAACACGCTGGTCTTTATCCTGATGGCCTTTGTGCTGCTGGTGCGCCCCAGCGGGTTGTTCGGGTTGCCGGAGGGAACGCGGTGA
- a CDS encoding ABC transporter substrate-binding protein: MKKTRLTAILATAALFSVTAALAQGAKLSDNVIKVGVLTDLSGVYSELSGPGSVRAAQMAADDFMAANAAYKGKVQVVGVDHQNKADVASNKAAEMIDRQNVDVLMDLPTSSAALAASEIAKNKKIPVMVVTGGTTALTNEKCSKYTFHYAYDNYMLANGTGSAVTKRGGDSWYVIYPNYAFGQDLDRQMTAAIKENGGKMVTASDATPFPNTDFSSYLLKAQSLKPKIFGTMQAGNDLVNVVKQYNEFGLKKQGIGLGIGLLFETDVAALGQDAFAGALATVPWYWNLDQRSRDWAAKFEKSFGKKPTWAQAGVYSATTTYLQAVARAKSDNGDAVVKALEGHRFSDFFARSAYIRPQDHRVTLDVYTVQVKPKAQAKEAGDIFTKVATIPSARAFTPLAESKCKF, from the coding sequence CGCCCTGTTCTCCGTGACCGCCGCCCTGGCGCAGGGCGCCAAGCTCAGCGATAACGTCATCAAGGTGGGCGTGCTCACCGACCTTTCGGGCGTGTACTCGGAGCTGTCCGGCCCCGGCAGCGTCCGGGCCGCGCAGATGGCCGCGGATGACTTTATGGCTGCCAATGCCGCATACAAGGGCAAGGTGCAGGTGGTCGGCGTGGACCACCAGAACAAGGCCGACGTTGCCAGCAACAAGGCGGCCGAGATGATTGACCGCCAGAATGTCGACGTCCTGATGGATCTGCCCACGAGTTCCGCTGCATTGGCGGCTTCCGAGATCGCCAAGAACAAGAAGATTCCGGTGATGGTGGTTACTGGCGGCACCACCGCGCTGACCAACGAGAAGTGCAGCAAGTACACCTTCCACTACGCCTACGACAACTACATGCTCGCCAACGGCACGGGCAGTGCCGTGACCAAGCGCGGCGGCGACAGCTGGTACGTGATCTACCCCAACTACGCCTTTGGGCAGGATCTGGATCGTCAGATGACGGCCGCCATCAAGGAGAACGGCGGCAAGATGGTGACCGCCAGCGACGCCACCCCGTTCCCCAACACCGACTTCTCCTCGTACCTGCTGAAGGCCCAGAGCCTTAAACCCAAGATCTTCGGAACCATGCAGGCCGGCAACGATCTGGTCAACGTGGTCAAGCAGTACAACGAGTTCGGCCTGAAGAAGCAGGGCATTGGCCTGGGGATCGGGCTGCTGTTCGAGACCGATGTGGCTGCGCTGGGACAGGACGCCTTCGCAGGCGCGCTGGCCACTGTGCCGTGGTACTGGAACCTCGATCAGCGCAGCCGTGACTGGGCGGCCAAGTTTGAAAAGTCCTTCGGCAAGAAGCCCACCTGGGCGCAGGCCGGGGTCTACAGCGCCACCACCACCTACTTGCAGGCTGTGGCGCGTGCCAAGAGCGACAATGGCGACGCCGTGGTCAAGGCCCTGGAAGGCCACCGCTTCAGCGACTTCTTTGCCCGCAGCGCGTACATCCGCCCGCAGGACCACCGCGTGACGCTGGACGTGTACACCGTGCAGGTCAAGCCCAAGGCGCAGGCCAAGGAAGCCGGCGACATCTTTACCAAGGTGGCCACCATTCCGTCCGCCAGGGCCTTCACGCCGCTGGCCGAAAGCAAGTGCAAGTTCTGA